tatttgtatttattcattttacgtccctgtcatagaccccttcctcttctcttcccaggcctaccctccctgtttcccctatcacctctcacctggctcctcagagaatgggatctGCCAACCCCAtgtccacccatgtcagcatatcaagtcacatcaggactgagagtatcctcttcccctgtggcctggtgaggtagccctgaaaggggaaagtgatagaaaagatagcttgtgggtcagggttcattcttatgtgtgttggtcctgaagtgtttacaaggcattgttaccctcctgtccttcatcccctctggcacttacactctgcacacagagtaccttgagcccttagtggtgagagtttgctggagacatctcatttagggtggaatggtccaaggcctttctctctctctgcaggttgACTGGACctgggcctctttatttgttcccatctgatgCAGGAGGAAGTTTACAATGATGTCCAagcaaggcacagatctgtgaccatggctgttctcctttagagtaactgtagcatttagatttctcttatgttcctggcttgtgtagactcaggctcctgggtaacCAAGCAGTATTAGATCCatgttccttttcatggagtgggcctcctgaaacccaaccagatattagttggtcacttccatgatgtttgtgccacaagcgcaccagcaaatcttgtaggcaggtcaccatTGGAGAGCGAAGGCTGTATGGCTAGGTTGGTGtgcacttttctcttctggtggcatgcagggtatgttccagtatcatgaacagtagtccataggGGGTGAACATTCTAGGTAGGCGCCAGGTGGGATtacctgtgtccaatgacttgtggagtgttgttctcagcaatagaatcttaccatcaggttgtggaGAGCCCAAGGGGGTGGACACAAGTTAGGTGGTCCCAgtccctgctttgatctagcacagagtcctCCCACATCCCGAGGCCACAGGACTCAAGGAGGAGGCCAGCTTTCcagacactccttgctctgttcttattaaattaaaataaatatatagtattatattaagTACAACATCTATGTAAAGCgcgttattaagtgacacatgcttgccacaagagggcaccacatcACTTGACAGATGACCCTGTGGTCGGTGGGGATGTAAACaagcacctagggaagagagagggattcacTGCTTCACagagccccctggcttttgggatgacaggcatgagacactgagtccggcgttttgtttctttatttttttaattcattcattcattcattcattctccagcattatgcctgtgttctataagagggcaccatatctcattatagatggttatgagccaccatgtggtagctaggaattgaactcaggacctttggaagggcagccagtgctgttaacctttgagccatctttccagcctccggctttttgtttttaaactttaaaaaatatttattatctttgtgagggcatttctgccttcctgagaccagccctgctttgactgggagaatCGAAATGACTAAAAAAAGGGGACAGggaccccagaatcccttctccaactatgtcagatcaggagaattcaaagtgcACATTTTTCCTCCACACAAATTACTTCCAGCAGCCAGGCATGTTTACTTCCAGAAGCAGATGGGTGGGGAAATGGCATCAGGAATCTTCTCCCTGGAAGCTCTGGAGACAGCTAGAGGCAAAGGACAGGGACATTTACATGATACAGGGTGTGTGTAGAGGAATGCTGTGTGCTCTGTGGCGACAGGAAAGGGCTTctggggatacttctgggtcccctgtatgttttcagggttgattattTGGTGTtcaataactaactgattttatgctcttttctgagaaggttttttttttttcctcacactcTCAGTTTTTATTAGTTCACTGCTGATTTTTGCTTAGGATtcaggacaatggtttcttcctggaccactttcgCATGCCTATtggtgttttccatttttcagttcaAGTTTgtgcaggtatattggtaagcctttttttctttgttaatattGGTTTGTCTTATGtatgtagcttctggtattattaggaggcCCACTACCAGAatatactctgatcctctgccttatatgatttttcatcatctgttctgcatgatctctgagcctgATGATGTGGGAAtagttttgtagatttatcaggtgtgagtgttctccagaatactgccttgtgattggttgtgcttttcagtcatgattgctgttgcaaaggaaagcttcttctgacagtggtgaactatacttatctgtgtgcattattaaaaatatttaggttgtaacatgtttatattcatgcatggacttacttgtattatagggattttatgtagataattcacagtatgattgcttaaaactctttcacaaatatttactgttatttctcccacttccttctttcatatttatccaccttgataattagggaaCCTTCCCCACATgttcccaatcagatcaatttttcctgccattgtattgcttgcccaacatgttttatttctagaattattccatggtgatattcacatctgaaactttggagctagatgccccagagtagagaatgagagatatttttcttctggatatgagttacctaaattataatttttctacttacaaatatttatgtgtatgatatttatcatgttaaacatatttatgattttccattttttacctattgtgaacacaatagcaatgaaagtgactgagcaagtatttgtagagtgggttgtcgagtcatttttacctgagtctaggaaaagagagcagggtcaggcagtagatttatttttatttttaccctttagaaaattctctactctggttTCTGtaatggctcaacctgtttaaaagaaacaccaccaacccctttccagaaattgattttcatgcctggtctatagaagaatctcagatatcactcAAAACCCTGTATACACaccaaattaacaaagaaaagtatttagttcatgtactatttatctcaattactttcatgtaattacattttgaatatgtatattgtccaaaaaataataaataacatgcataacttacttaaatgtgttttcagcagccgcttctattctaaaatagagtgtctgtgattgttctacaaagtgaggggctcttatgtttgtttaaatatacatttaagaaaaaagttacttaaaaggtaaataatttaattttagtatacaaatgggttttattagaaaaaagaaaactaatacatcaaaatgatcatttttatatgctattttttgtttttaatacatctcaaagagtttttatcaggtcttaagagaataatgtagcactttgggaaaaagatgcaccccagcagccctgtactagaggccaatatggagaagacctccacagccacgacggttttgcccttggtgctctggtagacagggatgaagatgacccagacactgaggaagaccagcatgctgaatgtcaggaacttggcctcattgaatgtgtcaggcaggttccttaccaggaaagccacagtgaagctgcctaaggccagggtccctaagtaagccagcacacagtagaaagcagtgactgagcccttgttgcataaaatgatgacatgagcatgttcagagtgttcatctgtgtcaatataaggaggtgaggttcccagccagactgcagagagaataagttggatcaggacacagatgggaatgacagtattatagacgcctgagacaaacaaccttctcattgttcttcctggtttcagGACTCTAAAAGCcataattacagttatagtttttgccaaaacagtggaaagagccaaggtgaacacaagtgcaaatgttatttgttgcagtatgcaggagactgtgtttgggcgtccaatgaagaaaaaggagcagaagaagcagaggaggatggaggtgagcaggatgtagctgagagtccggttattggccttaacaatggctgattcttggtgtttgagaaagacccccagaactgcaattgtgctgatagagaagcacagagctgtgcaggccagagcaatgcccagaggatcctcaaaggaaaggaaggtcactgccttgggcaggcagtggtttctctcagggtttgggtactcttgacttgggcaagggatgcactcctgctgatctgtgtggagaaattggatcaacatttcaccttatataagtctattcattgcacatttaattcattaaagtgctttccaatgatgtgtgtaccctggtatattctgcatcctgtttaCTGCCAAGGACATGACCTTTTTATAATTCGCATTgctattgtttatcttgtttaattaacaataagatttctgctcaacagtttataactgtttttttttggggcaatgaaaactattttctttatattcagataaagtaaaaCTGTTAAGTATGCCTTCAAATCCTTTtattacactttgagtttctaaatatgtgtactttgtgttttgatgacatcaatgcataaaatgcacttccttgtttccatcatcatgggttcttctcatttttcttgttattcactgtttcagtggatatttgttatcccactcctataatttttctaaggtaacatgggaataatttaggtcccacctccatgacctatggaacagtttctgatttggcaataaatatacaacacttgcatcaacaaactcccgctataatctcagaccaatctttacctatctcagatgtggaagttgcaaataaatttctatagtctttgatatcctttgattcaggagaggactcttgattttcattattaagtccagaataatcctgggaattgttctaattttcactcttgttcttccagtaatattcttaagactaaaaaaaattacctacatgtcataaataccataactctacaaaatgttaaatcagaaagggagaatgacaaaaccatattcactgaaattggtgagagtcatgaagccagtacagttattggtgctattccagcaaagctgagcagattattaaaatcattgttcttctatttctaacttctgggttcttttgtgtgtgtgtgttttgcattactggggtatttctgcactaagattcaatttctgtttgtttttttttttttttttctacagagaaattatgtctgagtcattttttaaattaggcattttaaattaattatagtttcttcactttgtatcttagctgtagcacccttgctcattccctccacaccttcccatgctcatcttctctcatgcccctctccaagtcttctgatagggaggtcctccttctgttccctctgaccctagcctatcagttctcatcaggactggctgcattgtaagggaaccagggactgcctctgacataaactcagtggctggctctttgatcaccttcccttaccaggccatagaggaagacaatgcagccagccctaatgagacctgagccttatgataATACTAAACTTAAATTTATCTATCCACTGTTTAAAAATCTTTGTGACCTGgagattgttaagcagagttaagcagagagagagagttgaggccattatttcaggaattttcttggggtatatgcccctaaaaagtatattggtgcagggtaaacagaggcaatgtgactaccctgagaggcctggagattcatgtataggtttaagatcctttattataggcttagagctccctgaaaatgtagtttaaagatagaatgTCACATAGGGTACACTcctgacagaataaaacttagtaaataagatagattgacttaaataaactttttctagtttgtagcatagatggtgatacatatagtaaagggagctctttatttgtatttgctgtacataaaaagaccagttaaagtattttctgtttctctggactgcactcatactgcaaacaatgccagcctaaaagcagactttcacatattaaatgtgttttctttgaaggagacattctttagattatttaaaGAAGAGTTTTAGGGcgaataatgataatcaaatatgttctgtgtgtactttttaaattgtaactgagcgTTTTTAttcctgtataataaaaaaaaaatcaaacacccattctgtaccacttgtataatcatctGTGTTcgcactgtgaaacttgtataaacaagaagagccttgtcaacaataagtcagagacaaagaaaggtctgaattttagaCGTCAGCTGCTAGATTAACCTGACCACTTCAGCTGACTAATTTCCTCTCATCgctgacccctcatctgctctctggagcaccctgtaggcaaaaacctctcttttccatgctcagcattgccccacagaaaggctcctggcacaagctcacagagaatcaaCTCCCAACAATAGAGCACGCATAGGACAGATATGAGAtctctgcacatacataacagttgtgaagcttggtccttatggggacacataacagaaagaccaaagctggctctgactctttttctcctaattttactgccttgtgtagtctcaataacagaagttgtgcttaatcttattgcaactttatatgccaaggctgattgatatctataggggacttcttttttttttttaaagaaagggaagaggggcacattaggttggtaggtgaggtgagagggagggtctgagaggacaggtgtgagcagatgctgtgatagtacacaaattaattaataatataataaaaagaaataataacattgtaatggaaatgagtgaaagagaaacaaagaaaacaatacatacaattaaccaaaggaagagctggctctttctgaagagaaagaaaattgacaaacctatatatcaagtgaataaaggaaaaaattgagtactgaaattaaaggaaattacagaaaaaaacattactacagaattcaatgaaattcagactattctaaggaaatatttttaaaatatactatattctagtcagcttaaaaatgagatggatgttttagatttagtcaagcaaccattattcaaagatatattcaacaataattcagcaacctaaatagacctaaatagacctaaacagacccaactctaaattcaaaagatcagaaaatgctcccaccaaaaaaagaaaatgatgagagatcaaaacaaggagactccaatatggtggagaccagtgtgcaccatatctgaggggcagagattcagagactctgagaccagtgtatggacaggtggctagatccagagcatcaactttgctgcttcctgttctggacaggtcatccaggaaatggagttgatctgatccaggctctctgtggccatctcacggagtcaggagtagcaaaatttgggccacctgccccttcacatactccagtgagtttggatccccatatccagggacggtttgctctagcagccagaattCATATCCCTCCTGCTTCCCGTAGAGCAGCTTCAGGATTTCTGGGAGAGCAtccaagccaccaagccactgttctactggtcatcctcagaggaatctgagtacagggagcaccaTTTGGGGAAGGCCTGTaagtggcagcccagctttaATCTGAGGAATCCAGGGATGCCACTTGGGGCACCTGAACCTTGATAATGATGAGCACCAGTACATGCACCCAAAAATTCATGGTTCCATTGCAAGCACACACTTGtcttcaattcaccagtccctacatgtttatgtgtccatatgctgccatgtgctttgcccttcaaggtgctggcatctgaactgccagtatccattcttgagccactgcacatttgacatcttcctgaatactactctaaactccaaagacaggaggatccagtctttgctgcagtttccaagaagaaacaggtaaggctacagacaaccagacggctaaaggccagcatagaaacgcagtcaacaaaaactgggacaacctggctccaccagaacccacctccaagagaaatgaatattctaatacagctgaaacacagaaaaagcacattaaatatatgtttatgcagttattagagacatataaaaaggaaaagaacaaatgtttcaaagaaatacagggcaaacaaagagaggccatcaaagacaagaaaccacaattaaacaggtgaaggtaattattaaaattattcaattcttgaaaatggaatttgaatcagtaaggaaacaaacaaaaaaccctggagatggactacgtagagaagagatcaagtaccacagagataagcatcatccacaaaatataagaaatgaaggagagaatctcaggcattgaagatacaattgaagaaactgatctatctctaaaagaaaacatacaatcagaaaagttcaaggactccatgaaaatgtgaaacctaagaacaataggaatagactaaatagatgattccaggctccaaggtacagaatatatttttaataaaatcatagaagaaaatttctccaaccttaagaaaaagataaccttaaacatacaagaggcttacagtacactaaatagactagaacagaaaattttcttgccataaaataatcaaagcaattaatctacacaatgaagaaaagtatgtcaaaagcacaaacaaaaaagatcaagtgacatataaaggcagacttatcagaatcacacccgactttaaaacagaggctatgaaactcagaagggcctgggggatgTCATGTAGAtgtgaagagaccacagatgccagagcaggctactgtactcagcaaaacttacaatcaacagagatggaggaatcaagatattccatgacaaaactaaattaaaacaatgtctatgcactatccctgaccttgagaagctactagaaggaaaactccaacccaatgagatcaactacacccacaaaacacatgatatagataacttcggaacaaaaataaaaagaaaataagcacacaaacacactatccacaataacaccacaataaacgGAGCTCATATTCATTGGTGACTAGTATGtcttaacatcaatggaatcagcaatctaataaaaagacacatgctaacagaatagttatggaaacaagatccacaTTCTGCtccatacaataaacacacttcagccccaaagatagacactaccttggagtaaagtgctagaaaaaggttttccaatcaaatggacgcaaggagcaagtggcagtatcAGCTTAATATCTAATTAAAAAAGTCTtcttaccaaaattaatcaaaagagaagtgaacgatacttcattctcattacagaaaaatccaccatgaggacaacaatatcttgaacaagtatgccccaaatagaagggcacctgcattagtaaaagaaacattattaaaacttcaaccacacatcagtcacaacacagtaataatggtaaatttcattacctcactctcaccaagtgacagatcattgtcacagaagctaaacagtgaaataatgaagcttatataggtcatgaatcaaatacctaatagaagtcctcaaatattttcacccaggcacaaatatgccttcttctctgcaaatcaaggaactttctccaaaactgaacatatattcaggcaaaaagcaagtcttaacacatacaataagactgaaataatcacttggatccaattacacaaccatgttctaaatctgtacttcaacaatgacagaaagagcaaaatgcctactcatacacatggaacctaaacaattctactcaatgacaggtgtcatggaagaaataaagaaagtatttaaagatttcctagaattcaataaaaattaaagcacaacatgcccaaacttatgggacacaatgaaagcagtgctaagagaaaaattcatagcactaagtgccttcatataggaatttgagacatttcttacaagcaatctaatgccacaactgaaagacctagaataaaacaagatgtagacagggccaagaggagtagagg
The Meriones unguiculatus strain TT.TT164.6M chromosome 13 unlocalized genomic scaffold, Bangor_MerUng_6.1 Chr13_unordered_Scaffold_34, whole genome shotgun sequence DNA segment above includes these coding regions:
- the LOC132650904 gene encoding vomeronasal type-2 receptor 116-like, encoding MMISLHFHHRCSLLRGCSGGFFFRLLLQPVYASMEFPLFTCGYKGETNTYMEADVNLATFIPISIPLDLSQYLHILFDRKPTLLWKFDLVTWRNYQYLLTLYFAIEEINKDSNLLPNITLGSHIYNITVIMAFRVLKPGRTMRRLFVSGVYNTVIPICVLIQLILSAVWLGTSPPYIDTDEHSEHAHVIILCNKGSVTAFYCVLAYLGTLALGSFTVAFLVRNLPDTFNEAKFLTFSMLVFLSVWVIFIPVYQSTKGKTVVAVEVFSILASSTGLLGCIFFPKCYIILLRPDKNSLRCIKNKK